From Cellulomonas chengniuliangii, the proteins below share one genomic window:
- a CDS encoding dihydrolipoyl dehydrogenase family protein translates to MNAEQQALEYDVVVVGAGAVGENVADRAGRGGLSVVIVEDELVGGECSYWACMPSKALLRPGAVLAGARAVPGASEAVTGGIDTAATLARRDRFTSDWDDAGQARWLEKTGIDLVRGRARFTGPRELSLEPDDATLDAAPAGTVLRARRAVVVATGSVPVIPPVPGLAECEPWTSREATSAETVPASLVVIGGGVVACEMAVAYTDLGAAVTMLVRGDRLLDRMEPFAAQEVEESLMELGVDIRFGVEAVRAARQDGRTTVELSQGGSIVADQVLVATGRRPGTGDLGVEALGLEPGRPLAVDDAMQVTGVEGGWLFAAGDVTGRTGTTHQGKYDARVAGDVVAARFSDGPAAAEGAAAEERAAAPWSRYRATADHAAVPQVAFTRPEVSAVGLTEQEARAAGMAVRAVRYDLGNVAGASVAADGYRGTAQLVVDDARGVVVGATFTGPDAAELLHAATIAIVSEAPLDRLWHAVPAYPTVSEVWLRLLETAGL, encoded by the coding sequence ATGAACGCGGAGCAGCAGGCGCTCGAGTACGACGTCGTCGTGGTGGGGGCCGGGGCGGTGGGGGAGAACGTCGCCGACCGCGCCGGGCGTGGCGGGCTGAGCGTCGTGATCGTCGAGGACGAGCTCGTTGGCGGCGAGTGCTCCTACTGGGCGTGCATGCCGTCCAAGGCGCTCCTGCGGCCCGGCGCTGTGCTCGCCGGCGCCCGCGCGGTCCCGGGCGCCTCGGAGGCGGTGACGGGGGGCATCGACACCGCCGCCACGCTGGCCCGCCGTGACCGCTTCACCTCTGACTGGGACGACGCCGGCCAGGCGAGGTGGCTCGAGAAGACGGGGATCGACCTGGTGCGCGGCCGCGCCCGGTTCACCGGGCCGCGTGAGCTGTCGCTCGAACCTGACGACGCGACGCTGGACGCCGCGCCCGCCGGCACCGTGCTGCGTGCCCGACGGGCCGTCGTCGTGGCCACCGGCAGTGTGCCGGTGATCCCGCCGGTGCCCGGCCTCGCGGAGTGCGAGCCGTGGACCAGCAGGGAGGCGACGTCCGCCGAGACCGTCCCCGCGTCGCTCGTGGTCATCGGCGGCGGTGTTGTCGCCTGCGAGATGGCGGTGGCGTACACGGACCTCGGGGCCGCCGTCACGATGCTCGTGCGCGGGGACCGGCTGCTGGACCGGATGGAGCCGTTCGCCGCCCAGGAGGTCGAGGAGTCCCTCATGGAGCTCGGCGTCGACATCCGGTTCGGGGTCGAGGCCGTCCGCGCCGCGCGCCAGGACGGGCGCACCACCGTCGAGCTCTCCCAGGGCGGCAGCATCGTCGCCGACCAAGTGCTCGTGGCGACCGGCCGGCGCCCGGGCACAGGCGACCTCGGGGTCGAGGCGCTCGGGCTCGAGCCGGGCCGCCCGCTCGCCGTCGACGACGCGATGCAGGTCACGGGCGTGGAGGGTGGCTGGCTGTTCGCGGCCGGTGACGTCACGGGCCGCACGGGCACCACGCACCAGGGCAAGTACGACGCCCGGGTGGCGGGCGACGTGGTGGCCGCGCGCTTCTCGGACGGGCCAGCGGCAGCCGAGGGCGCGGCCGCTGAGGAGCGCGCCGCCGCGCCCTGGAGCCGCTACCGGGCGACGGCGGACCACGCCGCCGTGCCGCAGGTGGCGTTCACCCGGCCGGAGGTGTCCGCGGTGGGGCTGACCGAGCAGGAGGCCCGGGCAGCGGGCATGGCGGTCCGGGCCGTGCGCTACGACCTCGGGAACGTGGCCGGCGCCAGCGTCGCCGCCGACGGGTACCGCGGGACCGCGCAGCTCGTCGTCGACGACGCCCGGGGCGTGGTGGTCGGCGCCACCTTCACCGGGCCCGACGCGGCGGAGCTGCTGCACGCCGCGACCATCGCCATCGTCTCGGAGGCGCCGCTCGATCGGCTCTGGCACGCGGTGCCGGCCTACCCGACGGTCAGCGAGGTCTGGCTGCGGCTGCTGGAGACCGCAGGATTGTGA